From Streptomyces sp. CMB-StM0423, a single genomic window includes:
- a CDS encoding DUF5988 family protein — translation MPHSKIVILADCPFVIPLLPAAARVDHESKVKIMQGNGYEHFEFLGEYIEVSGILTPVYRWRNRTFIAE, via the coding sequence GTGCCGCATTCGAAGATCGTCATTCTTGCCGATTGCCCGTTCGTGATTCCGCTCCTGCCCGCCGCGGCCAGGGTGGATCACGAGAGCAAGGTCAAGATCATGCAGGGGAACGGCTATGAGCACTTCGAATTCCTCGGCGAGTACATCGAGGTGAGCGGAATCCTCACGCCGGTCTATCGATGGCGCAATCGCACCTTCATCGCGGAATGA
- a CDS encoding type I polyketide synthase: protein MDDNPHAPARANDGTAGQAGGGFPDAARRGRGAAIAVLGAGCRLPGDADSPAALWQLLADGRDAVGELSSDRAELSAGADSQFRPWGGFLRNVSGFDADFFGVSGREAEVLDPQHRLLLEVAWEAFEHAGFRPESLNGMPVGVFTGMSYHDYMDGLTGHPRELEGSVLTNGHCVAPGRISYLLGLRGPSLSLDTACSSSLVALHLAAQSLNAGECELALAGGVSLILQPRTTQSFARMGMLSAAGHCHAFDAAADGFVRGEGCGVVVLKRLADAVRAGDRVLAVLRGSAVNQDGASEGLAAPSSDAQRALYIRALSAAGVDPCDVGMVETHGTGTPVGDPAEFASLAAVYGERRTDGGRCALTSVKTNLGHLEPAAGIAGLIKVIGSLGRGLIPPNLHFTDWNPACRPEGTRLFVPTRLVEWPVRSGSRLASVSSFGFAGTNAHAVLEQPPTSRSRGGRGRQKPAVPPPSPAPEVFLVPASSTAVLPDAALRLAEWLEGGGASVPLRDVAHTLAMRRSPGRGRLGVVADSHGRLAESLRMYAAGQAGPHVVTGSVGSGISRRPVWVFSGQGSQWPGMGSGLLGTVPAFASALAEVDELITAEAGFSVLDVVRRGRPVSGCGRVQPVLFALQIALAAAWRGHGVEPAGVIGHSMGEVAAAVVAGALSLPDGVRVICRRSALLERIAGKGAMASVELDAETVEAEIAAVGADPDTPAGQVSVAVLGAPGATVVAGDTARVHRMVEDWQARGVPASTVAVDVASHSPQVDPLLDDLRAALVDLTPTSPHLPFYSTVLDDPNGRPAFDAGYWCENLRRPVRFAAAVAAAAADRHPLYVEISPHPVVSRALTRSLAAPNDQATEPVVLPTLLRDEDELATLRVQLAALHCAGGTVDWSVLYADAQLAEVPTIAFDRTRHFTRPEIPRPRSEASPAGADADPLPGRRTEIPGTPHRLCWHGDTGISRLPWLADHQVYGSVALPGAVHCAIALSCACDAFNAGPDEVEVADLRFLELLRLTERTPVSTTVTLTDADHAQCEIYARGEKDTWVLQATAVLRRRAPVPRSSLSSVGSLASGHPRRLDPRTLYESLRARGLTHGPAFAGVTGLRGAEDGESYWAQVEVPQEARRSVPTSLRVHPVLIDLCAQLVAARLIEEADSGTLLPVGMRDLRVLGDPATTVYCHSHIAETSDDALTGNVQLLDQAGSPVLSIDGLKFTRRAATNSKAVDSWFSGIRWSESPRRTPSRDVSAPTTLIISESGQDAESSRALARAIESAGGKAEVWKPPPAHEGLQRLTASLVARLGASEEPPRVVAVLCRQDGDGDGEAGHDPAAVGLRQVRLLLAAAQAITGVAAGSVRLYAVTRGARPVRPGDTADPAQGALRGVVRVLALEHPELQATLVDADARSGPDTGKGGDRAALRELAHELMSYQVPDTEDLEDEVALRGGARHVARLERTPLAKGERVLAARMVRSGEDGFRLRVRRPGDLTSLRLAESPRIVPGAGEVEVRVTATGLNFRDVLIALGMLPDAGAGAGATGAFDGIGFECAGVVTAVGPGVERFCVGDDVLAVSLEGGAFASFVTLPARAVASIPPGLGAVAAAGLPIPFLTAWYALRHVARLAPGERVLIHSATGGTGLAAIAVARHLGAEVLATAGSAEKRGHLLAMGITEVMDSRTLDFRDQTRETTGGEGVDVVLNSLSGAAIRAGLETLRPFGRFIELGVRDILSDGLLGLSPLRHNITFRTVDLIELQRSQPEVFDTVLREVLGQFTAGELAPLHSTTFPITAASQAFRLMAGARHLGKVVLTTPAKGETVAVLPAGPVTARRDGAYIITGGLRGVGLATAQWLARQGAGHLVLNGRTTPTPEATATLRDLDAQGTKITVVLGDIAEQQTAERLVAAAGKQPWPLRGVVHGAMVLADAAVTTLDEERLHKAWKPKADGAWHLHRATASHRLDWFVVHSSMASLLGNPGQAGYAAANAWLDAFAAWRTALGLPTLAVNWGPWGEIGAATDFARRGYRTIPTEMGFQALQELLVHGSVQAGVIPGDAGTWIPRAGWGRDFFSLVRPDGDAGASGSEESPGELVERLRSMPAGTAQRRALETFLAEHIRAVLRIGATRIDPQTPLRSLGFDSLLATEVRARIEPVLGVRLAGDFVWRHRTLAALAEGLSERLGLVPS, encoded by the coding sequence ATGGACGACAACCCACACGCGCCGGCCCGCGCGAACGACGGGACCGCCGGGCAGGCAGGCGGGGGATTCCCCGACGCCGCGCGGAGGGGGCGTGGTGCGGCGATCGCCGTGCTCGGCGCGGGGTGCCGGCTGCCCGGCGACGCCGATTCTCCTGCGGCTCTCTGGCAGCTTCTGGCGGACGGACGTGACGCCGTCGGTGAGCTGTCTTCGGACCGGGCGGAGCTGAGTGCAGGTGCGGACTCCCAGTTCCGCCCCTGGGGCGGCTTCCTGCGCAACGTCTCAGGCTTCGACGCCGACTTCTTCGGCGTCTCGGGCCGCGAGGCAGAAGTTCTCGACCCGCAGCACCGGTTGCTGCTTGAGGTGGCGTGGGAGGCTTTCGAGCACGCCGGATTCCGCCCCGAGTCGCTCAACGGGATGCCCGTGGGCGTCTTCACCGGCATGAGCTACCACGACTACATGGACGGACTCACGGGCCACCCGCGCGAACTGGAAGGCTCCGTCCTGACCAACGGCCATTGTGTCGCCCCGGGCCGGATCTCCTACCTCCTCGGCCTGCGAGGGCCGTCGCTGTCCCTGGACACGGCCTGTTCCTCCTCCCTCGTGGCGCTCCACCTGGCTGCCCAGTCCCTCAACGCGGGCGAGTGCGAACTCGCTCTGGCCGGGGGCGTGTCGCTTATCCTCCAGCCCCGGACCACGCAGTCGTTCGCGCGGATGGGCATGCTGTCGGCCGCTGGGCACTGCCACGCCTTCGACGCCGCCGCCGACGGCTTCGTGCGGGGGGAGGGCTGCGGTGTGGTCGTGCTCAAACGACTCGCCGACGCGGTGCGCGCGGGCGACAGGGTGCTGGCCGTGCTACGCGGCTCGGCGGTCAACCAGGACGGCGCCTCGGAAGGACTGGCAGCGCCTTCCTCCGACGCTCAGCGGGCTTTGTACATCCGTGCACTGTCGGCGGCGGGCGTCGACCCGTGCGACGTCGGCATGGTCGAGACACACGGCACCGGCACGCCCGTCGGCGACCCGGCGGAGTTCGCCAGTCTGGCCGCGGTGTACGGCGAGCGCCGAACCGATGGCGGCCGGTGCGCGCTGACGTCCGTGAAGACCAACCTCGGCCACCTGGAGCCGGCCGCCGGTATCGCCGGGCTGATCAAGGTCATCGGCAGTCTCGGCCGGGGCCTGATCCCCCCCAACCTCCACTTCACCGACTGGAATCCGGCGTGCCGGCCCGAGGGCACGCGGCTGTTCGTGCCCACCAGGCTCGTCGAATGGCCGGTCCGCTCCGGATCGCGGCTGGCTTCCGTCTCTTCCTTCGGATTCGCCGGGACCAACGCCCACGCGGTCCTTGAGCAACCTCCCACCAGCAGGTCACGCGGCGGCCGGGGCAGGCAGAAGCCGGCGGTGCCCCCGCCCTCGCCCGCGCCCGAGGTCTTCCTGGTCCCGGCCAGTTCGACCGCGGTGCTGCCGGACGCTGCGCTCCGCCTGGCCGAGTGGCTGGAGGGGGGCGGTGCGAGCGTGCCGCTGCGGGACGTCGCCCATACCCTTGCGATGCGGCGCAGCCCCGGCCGCGGCCGGCTGGGCGTAGTGGCCGATTCACACGGCCGGCTCGCGGAGTCGCTGCGGATGTACGCCGCCGGACAGGCGGGGCCACATGTGGTGACGGGCTCGGTCGGTTCGGGTATCTCCCGTCGGCCCGTGTGGGTCTTCTCCGGGCAGGGCTCCCAATGGCCGGGAATGGGCAGCGGGTTGCTGGGCACCGTGCCGGCCTTCGCCTCGGCGCTGGCGGAGGTGGACGAACTCATCACCGCAGAGGCCGGATTCTCGGTGCTGGACGTGGTGCGCCGGGGCCGGCCGGTCAGTGGCTGCGGACGGGTGCAGCCGGTGCTCTTCGCACTGCAGATCGCGCTTGCCGCCGCTTGGCGCGGCCACGGCGTGGAGCCGGCCGGGGTCATCGGGCACTCGATGGGCGAGGTGGCTGCCGCCGTGGTCGCCGGAGCATTGTCGCTGCCGGACGGGGTACGGGTGATCTGCCGTCGCTCCGCACTGCTGGAGCGCATCGCCGGTAAGGGCGCCATGGCGAGCGTGGAACTGGACGCGGAGACGGTCGAGGCGGAGATCGCCGCGGTCGGCGCGGACCCGGACACCCCCGCCGGGCAGGTCTCGGTGGCGGTGCTCGGTGCCCCCGGGGCCACCGTGGTGGCGGGGGACACGGCCCGCGTGCACCGGATGGTGGAGGACTGGCAGGCGCGCGGCGTCCCGGCGTCCACCGTCGCGGTGGACGTGGCCTCGCACTCGCCGCAGGTGGACCCACTGCTCGATGATCTCCGTGCCGCGCTCGTCGATCTGACACCCACGTCACCGCATCTGCCCTTCTACTCGACGGTGCTCGACGACCCCAACGGCCGGCCGGCCTTCGACGCCGGCTACTGGTGCGAGAACCTGCGCCGCCCGGTGCGGTTCGCCGCCGCCGTGGCCGCCGCTGCCGCCGACCGCCACCCGCTCTACGTGGAGATCTCGCCCCACCCCGTCGTGAGCCGGGCCCTCACCCGCAGCCTCGCCGCGCCCAACGATCAGGCGACCGAGCCGGTGGTGCTGCCCACGCTGCTCCGAGACGAAGACGAACTTGCCACGCTGCGAGTTCAGTTGGCAGCGCTGCACTGCGCCGGGGGCACCGTGGACTGGTCCGTGCTCTACGCGGATGCGCAGCTCGCGGAAGTGCCCACCATCGCGTTCGACCGCACGCGCCATTTCACCCGTCCGGAGATCCCCCGGCCTCGCTCGGAGGCAAGCCCGGCCGGCGCCGATGCCGACCCGCTACCCGGCAGGCGTACGGAGATTCCCGGAACGCCGCACCGCCTGTGCTGGCACGGGGACACCGGCATCTCCCGCCTCCCCTGGCTGGCGGATCACCAGGTGTACGGCTCGGTGGCCCTGCCGGGCGCGGTCCACTGCGCCATCGCGCTGAGCTGCGCCTGCGATGCGTTCAACGCCGGACCGGACGAGGTGGAGGTCGCCGACCTGCGCTTCCTGGAACTCCTGCGCCTTACCGAGCGAACCCCCGTCAGCACCACCGTGACACTGACGGACGCCGACCACGCGCAGTGTGAGATCTACGCACGCGGCGAGAAGGACACCTGGGTACTGCAGGCCACAGCAGTGCTGCGCCGCCGCGCTCCGGTGCCGCGTTCCTCGCTCTCGTCGGTCGGCTCCCTCGCCTCCGGGCATCCCCGGCGCCTCGACCCGCGCACCCTCTACGAGAGCCTGCGGGCCCGTGGACTCACGCACGGGCCGGCCTTCGCAGGGGTGACGGGGTTGCGCGGAGCCGAGGACGGCGAGAGCTACTGGGCACAGGTCGAGGTCCCCCAGGAGGCCAGGCGGTCCGTGCCCACGTCTCTGCGTGTTCATCCCGTGCTCATCGACCTGTGCGCCCAACTCGTTGCCGCACGGCTGATCGAGGAGGCCGATTCGGGGACGTTGCTCCCGGTGGGGATGCGGGACCTGCGTGTCCTGGGCGATCCCGCCACCACGGTGTACTGCCACTCACACATCGCCGAGACGAGCGACGACGCCCTCACCGGCAACGTGCAGTTGCTGGACCAGGCGGGCAGCCCCGTGCTGTCCATCGACGGCCTGAAGTTCACACGGCGCGCCGCCACGAACTCCAAAGCGGTGGACAGTTGGTTCAGCGGCATCAGATGGTCCGAGTCCCCGCGCCGCACCCCGTCGCGGGACGTGTCGGCGCCGACCACGCTGATCATCAGCGAAAGCGGGCAGGACGCCGAGAGCTCCCGTGCGCTGGCCCGCGCCATCGAGTCGGCAGGCGGGAAGGCAGAGGTGTGGAAGCCGCCTCCCGCTCACGAAGGACTTCAGAGGCTGACGGCCTCACTCGTCGCGCGGCTGGGGGCATCCGAGGAGCCGCCCCGAGTGGTAGCGGTGCTGTGCCGGCAGGACGGGGACGGGGACGGAGAGGCGGGGCACGACCCTGCGGCGGTGGGCCTGCGGCAGGTCAGGCTCCTGCTTGCCGCCGCACAGGCGATCACGGGTGTGGCGGCCGGGTCGGTGCGCCTCTACGCCGTGACGAGGGGCGCCCGCCCGGTGCGCCCCGGCGATACGGCCGATCCCGCCCAGGGAGCGCTGCGCGGCGTGGTGCGTGTGCTGGCGCTGGAGCACCCCGAGTTGCAGGCCACTCTGGTCGACGCGGACGCCCGCTCCGGCCCGGACACCGGCAAGGGCGGCGACCGCGCCGCACTGCGGGAGCTGGCCCATGAGCTGATGTCCTATCAGGTGCCCGACACCGAGGACCTTGAGGACGAGGTGGCGCTGCGCGGCGGGGCGCGGCACGTCGCCAGACTGGAGCGGACGCCGCTGGCGAAGGGCGAGCGAGTCCTGGCCGCGCGCATGGTGCGCAGCGGCGAAGACGGATTCCGGCTGCGTGTGCGCCGCCCCGGCGATCTGACGAGCCTGCGGCTGGCCGAGTCACCTCGGATCGTGCCCGGCGCCGGCGAGGTCGAGGTGCGTGTGACCGCCACCGGGCTGAACTTCCGCGACGTCCTGATCGCCCTCGGCATGCTCCCCGACGCCGGCGCCGGTGCCGGAGCGACCGGTGCCTTCGACGGGATCGGTTTCGAGTGCGCGGGTGTCGTTACGGCCGTCGGTCCCGGCGTCGAGCGTTTCTGCGTGGGGGACGACGTACTCGCCGTGAGTCTGGAGGGCGGCGCCTTCGCCTCCTTCGTCACCCTGCCGGCCAGAGCCGTCGCCTCGATCCCCCCGGGTCTCGGCGCCGTCGCCGCCGCCGGACTGCCGATCCCGTTTCTCACCGCGTGGTACGCGCTGCGCCATGTCGCGCGGCTTGCCCCGGGGGAACGCGTGCTGATCCACTCGGCAACCGGTGGTACGGGACTTGCGGCCATCGCCGTCGCCCGGCATCTGGGGGCGGAGGTGCTGGCCACCGCGGGCAGTGCAGAGAAACGCGGCCATCTGCTGGCTATGGGAATCACCGAGGTGATGGATTCCCGGACGCTGGACTTCCGGGACCAGACCCGCGAGACAACCGGCGGCGAGGGCGTCGACGTGGTGCTGAACTCCCTCTCGGGAGCGGCCATCAGAGCCGGGCTGGAAACACTCCGTCCCTTCGGACGCTTCATCGAGCTGGGCGTGCGCGACATCCTCTCCGACGGGCTGCTCGGGCTCTCGCCGCTGCGGCACAACATCACGTTCCGTACCGTCGACCTGATCGAACTTCAGCGATCACAGCCGGAGGTGTTCGACACGGTGCTGCGGGAGGTGCTCGGCCAGTTCACGGCGGGCGAGCTCGCGCCGTTGCACTCCACGACGTTTCCGATCACTGCCGCCTCTCAGGCGTTCCGGCTCATGGCGGGAGCACGCCACCTGGGCAAGGTGGTGCTGACGACGCCCGCGAAGGGCGAGACCGTCGCCGTGCTGCCTGCCGGGCCAGTGACCGCGCGACGAGACGGGGCGTACATCATCACCGGTGGCCTGCGCGGCGTGGGACTGGCCACCGCGCAGTGGCTGGCCCGGCAGGGCGCCGGTCATCTGGTGCTGAACGGGCGTACCACGCCCACCCCCGAGGCCACGGCAACGCTGCGCGACCTCGACGCCCAGGGCACCAAGATCACGGTCGTGCTGGGCGACATCGCCGAGCAGCAGACGGCGGAGCGCCTGGTGGCCGCGGCCGGGAAACAGCCGTGGCCGCTGCGGGGCGTCGTGCACGGTGCCATGGTGCTGGCGGACGCCGCCGTCACGACACTGGACGAGGAGAGGCTCCATAAGGCATGGAAACCGAAGGCCGACGGCGCATGGCACCTCCATCGGGCGACCGCCTCGCACCGGCTCGACTGGTTCGTGGTCCACTCCTCCATGGCGTCACTGCTGGGGAATCCCGGCCAGGCCGGGTACGCGGCGGCGAACGCTTGGCTGGATGCCTTCGCGGCCTGGCGAACGGCTCTCGGGCTGCCCACGCTGGCGGTCAACTGGGGTCCATGGGGTGAAATCGGGGCAGCTACTGATTTCGCCCGACGCGGATACCGGACCATCCCTACGGAGATGGGATTCCAGGCGCTGCAGGAACTGCTGGTACATGGAAGTGTCCAGGCCGGGGTCATTCCAGGAGACGCTGGGACGTGGATTCCCCGAGCCGGCTGGGGCAGGGATTTCTTCAGCCTGGTCAGGCCGGACGGCGACGCCGGGGCGAGCGGGAGTGAGGAAAGCCCGGGGGAACTGGTGGAGCGGCTGCGCTCCATGCCGGCAGGCACCGCCCAGCGGCGGGCGCTGGAGACGTTTCTGGCCGAGCACATCCGCGCGGTGCTCCGGATCGGCGCTACGAGGATCGATCCGCAGACCCCGCTGCGCAGCCTGGGCTTCGACTCGCTGCTGGCCACCGAGGTGCGGGCGCGCATCGAACCGGTCCTTGGCGTGCGCCTGGCCGGCGACTTCGTGTGGCGGCACCGTACCCTCGCGGCACTCGCCGAAGGGCTGTCCGAACGTCTGGGACTGGTTCCCTCCTGA
- a CDS encoding helix-turn-helix domain-containing protein codes for MAARKLVSRPPNQRLEALLHEAGISNAGLARRVNIRGSQRGLNLRHDKTSVSRWVRGQRPRIRTAVIIAEVLSEKLDRTVSLDEIGMGYGKSLASNVGLKFAPDLPEAIQSTCELWSCDADPRGLVFGPTVAVSTLIGPSRDWLITACDAEVSREGGSQVHLADVEAVRETTLALSGLDRSFGGGHTRSVAVHYLNVFVSGLLSGTYTETTGRSLFAAVAQLAKHTGLMTVDTGRPSLAQRYYIQALRLAQAAGDRALGGFVLADGMAYIAPLLGHPREVVPLALAARGGTGGLTTPSLEALFHLAEARGHALLGDAFSCERSADLALETFDETSADGEPRWIADFTAAHLADGLAHCYRDLGRPAESARWAQTALDGLPLRDVRRRAIDLLLLATAQAEAGQVTEGCHHALRALELLGGLRSHLGMEYLSDFRGRLQGNRDSEARRAFEDRMADSATTLGRQRGGEARAMETDLGRWHVADAGPVPQTPAAR; via the coding sequence ATGGCTGCCCGCAAGCTTGTTTCTCGTCCGCCGAATCAGAGACTTGAGGCCCTGCTGCACGAGGCGGGGATCTCGAATGCCGGACTCGCTCGGCGAGTGAACATCCGGGGCAGCCAGCGCGGACTCAACCTGCGTCACGACAAGACCTCCGTGAGTCGGTGGGTGCGTGGTCAGCGTCCTCGAATCCGCACGGCCGTGATTATCGCCGAAGTACTCAGCGAGAAACTCGACCGTACCGTATCGCTGGACGAGATCGGAATGGGGTACGGGAAAAGCCTGGCCAGTAACGTCGGTCTGAAATTTGCACCAGATCTGCCCGAGGCCATCCAGTCGACATGCGAACTCTGGTCCTGCGACGCCGACCCCCGGGGCCTGGTGTTCGGCCCCACGGTGGCGGTCTCCACCCTGATCGGCCCCAGCCGCGACTGGCTCATCACGGCATGCGATGCGGAGGTCTCCCGCGAGGGCGGCTCACAGGTGCACCTCGCCGACGTGGAGGCGGTGCGGGAGACGACCCTGGCGCTGTCCGGGCTCGACCGCAGCTTCGGCGGCGGCCACACGCGTTCCGTCGCGGTGCACTACCTCAACGTATTCGTCTCCGGACTGCTCTCAGGCACCTACACGGAGACGACCGGCCGCAGCCTCTTCGCCGCCGTTGCCCAACTCGCCAAGCACACCGGCCTCATGACGGTGGACACCGGCAGGCCCAGTCTGGCGCAGCGCTACTACATCCAGGCGCTCAGGCTGGCTCAAGCGGCCGGCGACCGCGCGCTCGGTGGATTCGTGCTGGCCGACGGTATGGCCTATATCGCGCCGCTTCTCGGTCACCCACGAGAAGTGGTGCCACTCGCCCTCGCCGCCCGTGGCGGCACCGGCGGCCTCACTACCCCGTCCTTGGAAGCACTGTTTCACCTGGCGGAGGCACGCGGGCACGCTTTGCTTGGCGACGCATTCTCCTGCGAGCGGAGCGCAGACCTCGCACTGGAGACGTTCGACGAAACGTCCGCGGACGGCGAACCCCGGTGGATCGCGGACTTCACCGCGGCGCACCTGGCCGACGGGCTGGCCCATTGCTACCGCGATCTGGGCCGTCCGGCCGAGTCGGCCCGTTGGGCTCAGACGGCGCTCGACGGCCTGCCCCTGAGAGACGTACGCCGTCGCGCCATCGATCTGCTGCTACTTGCCACTGCACAGGCCGAGGCCGGTCAGGTGACGGAGGGGTGTCACCACGCCTTGCGCGCACTGGAATTACTCGGCGGACTGCGCTCCCACCTCGGCATGGAGTATCTGAGTGATTTCCGCGGACGCCTGCAAGGCAACCGGGACAGCGAAGCGCGGCGGGCGTTCGAGGACCGGATGGCCGACAGCGCAACCACGTTGGGCAGGCAGCGAGGAGGGGAGGCCCGTGCCATGGAGACCGACCTGGGCCGCTGGCACGTTGCGGACGCCGGCCCCGTGCCTCAGACACCGGCTGCAAGGTAG
- a CDS encoding Ig-like domain-containing protein, whose amino-acid sequence MSRWQRWRFWKTAFFCALAAVIGLASPAAALEPSTTSVTATPSTAAVGAPVELDATVSCPEDPSGGLGVSFFDGPDLLATVPVAPDGTATYDTTFATTGTHTITAAYNGNDNCAASNDEATVTVSSSPTPPDPPYGFCVLACGGVINFTVGNIDNDVVVY is encoded by the coding sequence GTGAGTCGTTGGCAGCGATGGAGATTCTGGAAGACAGCGTTCTTCTGCGCACTGGCCGCAGTCATCGGCCTGGCTTCCCCGGCCGCAGCCCTGGAGCCCTCGACCACCTCGGTCACCGCAACACCCTCAACCGCAGCCGTCGGGGCACCGGTGGAACTGGACGCCACGGTCAGTTGCCCCGAGGACCCCAGCGGCGGCCTGGGCGTCTCCTTCTTCGACGGCCCCGACCTCCTGGCCACCGTCCCGGTCGCCCCCGACGGCACCGCAACATACGACACGACCTTCGCCACCACAGGCACCCACACCATCACCGCCGCCTACAACGGCAACGACAACTGCGCCGCCTCCAACGACGAAGCCACCGTCACGGTCTCCTCCTCCCCCACTCCCCCCGACCCGCCCTACGGCTTCTGCGTCCTCGCCTGCGGCGGCGTGATCAACTTCACCGTCGGCAACATCGACAACGACGTCGTCGTGTACTGA
- a CDS encoding beta-ketoacyl synthase N-terminal-like domain-containing protein, with amino-acid sequence MNRSRSAQDVVVTGMGFCLPGDPTPTFTADDLWQVASRGGTFLRAAPMYYGSVELTPEMFTERLPDVPEFFSRHYTAAHRFGLVSFVEACADAGLELRSPALAEAAILAGRGGIDANIDSYMSVLGADPAGTSPQEAMELFVAAEQAMTPSDVSLVQAALTCSTGPCFTISCGCASSAVQLGQARRLIAQNEVEVAAVTGVDVFSIDLIEKVQRLLRGAQRTYDALRTDGMPELVPSFEDLMRPYDRRARSINHGAGSATLIVESRGHAEERGAHVYGQILATAMTRDGLANPLACDETGAELVRAVRACLGETWSLSQIGYVHGGSDGNTVVTAFESAAVRELYGDSSDLLMTSQEGIFGHNGSAAGCLGAALTLLMMEHGEVCPTANCEQPTDGLPFDPVPGTRTRPLDFDHAFSFNYQVGGVKHAMLLGSADAV; translated from the coding sequence ATGAATCGATCCAGGAGCGCCCAGGACGTTGTTGTCACCGGCATGGGATTCTGCTTGCCAGGCGACCCCACACCCACCTTCACTGCCGACGATCTCTGGCAGGTCGCGTCACGCGGCGGCACCTTCCTGAGGGCCGCGCCCATGTACTACGGGTCCGTGGAACTCACCCCCGAGATGTTCACCGAACGCCTCCCCGACGTTCCCGAGTTCTTCTCCAGGCACTACACCGCGGCCCACCGCTTCGGCCTGGTCTCCTTCGTCGAGGCATGCGCGGACGCCGGGTTGGAGCTCCGCTCCCCAGCGCTCGCCGAGGCGGCCATCCTGGCGGGGCGCGGCGGTATCGATGCCAACATCGACAGCTACATGTCGGTGCTGGGCGCCGATCCGGCGGGGACCAGTCCGCAGGAGGCGATGGAACTCTTCGTGGCGGCCGAGCAGGCCATGACGCCTTCCGACGTGTCCCTCGTCCAGGCGGCGCTGACCTGTTCCACCGGCCCGTGCTTCACGATCTCTTGCGGCTGCGCTTCCTCTGCCGTACAACTCGGCCAGGCGCGGCGGCTCATCGCCCAGAACGAGGTGGAGGTCGCCGCCGTGACGGGTGTCGATGTCTTCAGCATCGACCTGATCGAAAAGGTCCAGCGGCTGCTGCGCGGTGCCCAGCGCACGTACGACGCTCTGCGCACCGACGGGATGCCGGAGCTCGTCCCGTCCTTCGAGGACCTGATGCGCCCCTACGACCGTCGCGCCCGCAGCATCAACCACGGTGCCGGCTCCGCCACGCTCATCGTGGAGAGCCGTGGCCACGCCGAGGAGCGCGGCGCGCATGTCTACGGCCAGATCCTCGCCACGGCGATGACCCGCGACGGGCTGGCGAATCCGCTGGCCTGCGACGAAACGGGTGCCGAGCTGGTCAGGGCCGTCCGTGCCTGCCTCGGGGAGACCTGGAGCCTGTCGCAGATCGGCTACGTGCACGGCGGCAGCGACGGCAACACCGTGGTGACCGCTTTCGAGTCCGCGGCGGTCAGGGAGCTGTACGGCGACTCCTCCGACCTGCTGATGACGTCGCAGGAAGGCATCTTCGGCCACAACGGCTCCGCGGCCGGCTGTCTGGGCGCCGCGCTGACGCTGTTGATGATGGAGCACGGCGAGGTGTGCCCGACGGCCAACTGCGAGCAGCCCACCGACGGGCTCCCCTTCGATCCCGTGCCGGGCACGAGGACCCGCCCACTCGACTTCGACCACGCGTTCAGCTTCAACTACCAGGTCGGCGGCGTGAAACACGCCATGCTCCTGGGCAGCGCGGACGCGGTGTAG